In Phreatobacter oligotrophus, the following are encoded in one genomic region:
- a CDS encoding nucleoside deaminase, with the protein MDIAMAEARAAAARGEVPVGAVIVRDGVVIARAGNRTLADRDPTAHAEILAIRTACTALGSERLPGCDIYVTLEPCPMCAGAIAFARIRRLYFGAADPKGGAVENGVRLYGDPTCHHRPEVYGGLQESASAELLRDFFRERR; encoded by the coding sequence ATGGATATCGCCATGGCCGAGGCCCGCGCCGCCGCGGCGCGGGGCGAGGTGCCGGTCGGCGCCGTGATCGTCCGCGACGGTGTCGTCATCGCCCGCGCCGGCAACCGCACCCTCGCCGATCGAGACCCGACGGCCCATGCCGAGATCCTGGCAATCCGCACCGCCTGCACGGCGCTCGGCTCGGAGCGCCTGCCCGGCTGCGACATCTACGTGACGCTCGAGCCCTGCCCGATGTGCGCCGGCGCCATCGCCTTCGCCCGCATCCGCCGGCTCTATTTCGGCGCGGCCGACCCCAAGGGCGGCGCGGTGGAGAACGGCGTGCGCCTCTACGGCGATCCCACCTGCCACCATCGGCCGGAGGTCTATGGCGGCCTGCAGGAGAGCGCCTCGGCCGAGTTGTTGCGCGACTTCTTCCGCGAGCGTCGCTGA
- a CDS encoding pseudouridine synthase, with product MPRKRDDARPATSRTSETDSDAVTKSPAKTAPKSSTPVSKTAEKAPAKAAKAQAEPKKTEAKKAETKTPSPKKATAVKAAPVEAKAPAKAKAPAKAVEAEPVAAKPAAKTKASAKTAAPAAAKRGKVKDAEPVAAEAVVAEPVVVEAAVPARKGKPRKAAEPAAAAPIAVETAAEAPAEGAAKPARKGKARSTSTYEPIDVPDDIPEFEDIDEDPVVKALAREAGIEKKPKAERARDEDERPRRGYEGRATRDRNSVPRERDRSFEPVNRGEERIARVLARAGLCSRREAEEWIEAGRVSVNGTVLTSPAINVTESDRILVDGERLPERERTRLWLYHKPSGLVTTNSDPEGRPTIFENLPEDLPRVVTVGRLDINTEGLLLLTNDGGLARVLALPATGWLRRYRVRAHGSVDQATLNELRNGIEVDGIAYGPIEAELDRVQGANTWLTLSLREGKNREVKNVLGAIGLDVNRLIRVSFGPFQLGELPEGEVEEVRTRVLRDQLGEELSELAGVEFDRPVFEKIGEREERGRKGRPEGRGESRGGRFGDREERGPRFGRDEDRGGRFGRDRDDRGGSRFGRDRDDRGPSRFGRDRDEGDRGGKTPEHRFGNRPRVWRDGEATDFGPRNKARPAYKGARGGEEGGERDFKRGAPVTDSRGRRVRVEKMGGDGPAAERQERFASRQAREAEDRPFRSRDEAPRGDFKPRGERPFRDRDGDAPRRDFKPRGERSFGNRDGDAPRGDFKPRGDFKPRGDRPFRDRDGDAPRGDFKPRGERSFGNRDGDAPRRDFKPRGDRPFGNRDGDERGGGRDFKPRGDRPFRDRDGEAPRRDFKPRGDRPFRDRDAAPRGDVKPWAEREDRGGGRDFKPRGERPDGDRPRGKSFGGAKSFGSDRGERGERSFGGGKSFGGDRGERGERSFGGAKSFGGGKSFGGGRGERSFGDRDGGKSFGGGRGGKSFGGKPSGGKSFGGKPGGRPGGGKRDR from the coding sequence ATGCCCCGCAAGCGCGACGATGCCCGCCCGGCCACCAGCCGGACGTCGGAAACCGATTCCGACGCCGTGACCAAGAGCCCGGCCAAGACCGCTCCCAAGAGCTCCACCCCAGTTTCCAAGACCGCCGAGAAGGCCCCGGCGAAAGCCGCGAAGGCCCAGGCCGAACCCAAGAAGACCGAGGCCAAGAAGGCCGAGACGAAGACCCCTTCGCCGAAGAAGGCGACCGCCGTGAAGGCCGCGCCCGTTGAGGCCAAGGCCCCGGCGAAGGCCAAGGCTCCGGCGAAGGCCGTCGAAGCCGAGCCGGTTGCCGCCAAGCCCGCCGCCAAGACCAAGGCCTCCGCGAAGACCGCCGCCCCCGCCGCTGCGAAGCGCGGCAAGGTGAAGGACGCCGAGCCGGTCGCTGCCGAAGCTGTCGTCGCTGAACCGGTTGTGGTGGAAGCCGCCGTGCCGGCGCGCAAGGGCAAGCCCCGCAAGGCTGCCGAGCCTGCCGCTGCCGCGCCCATCGCCGTCGAAACTGCCGCCGAGGCTCCTGCCGAGGGGGCCGCCAAGCCTGCCCGCAAGGGCAAGGCGCGGTCGACCTCGACCTATGAACCCATCGACGTGCCGGACGATATCCCGGAATTCGAGGATATCGACGAGGATCCGGTGGTGAAGGCGCTGGCCCGCGAGGCCGGCATCGAGAAGAAGCCGAAGGCCGAGCGCGCCCGTGACGAGGACGAGCGTCCGCGCCGCGGCTATGAGGGCCGCGCCACCCGCGACCGCAACAGCGTGCCGCGCGAGCGCGACCGGTCCTTCGAGCCGGTCAATCGCGGCGAGGAGCGCATCGCCCGTGTTCTCGCCCGCGCCGGGCTCTGCTCGCGCCGCGAGGCCGAGGAGTGGATCGAGGCCGGCCGCGTCAGCGTCAACGGCACGGTACTCACTTCGCCGGCGATCAATGTCACCGAGAGCGACCGCATTCTCGTGGACGGCGAGCGCCTGCCCGAGCGCGAGCGCACCCGCCTCTGGCTCTACCACAAGCCCTCGGGCCTGGTGACCACCAACAGCGACCCGGAGGGCCGCCCGACCATCTTCGAGAACCTGCCGGAGGACCTGCCGCGCGTGGTCACGGTCGGCCGGCTCGACATCAACACCGAGGGCCTCCTGCTCCTCACCAATGACGGCGGCCTTGCCCGCGTCCTCGCCCTGCCGGCCACCGGCTGGCTGCGCCGCTACCGCGTGCGCGCCCACGGCAGCGTCGACCAGGCGACCCTGAACGAGTTGCGCAACGGCATCGAGGTTGACGGCATCGCCTATGGCCCGATCGAGGCCGAGCTCGACCGCGTGCAGGGCGCCAACACCTGGCTGACCCTGTCGCTGCGCGAAGGCAAGAACCGCGAGGTCAAGAATGTCCTCGGCGCCATCGGCCTCGACGTGAACCGCCTGATCCGCGTCTCCTTCGGCCCCTTCCAGCTCGGCGAACTGCCCGAGGGCGAGGTCGAGGAAGTGCGCACCCGCGTGCTGCGCGACCAGCTCGGCGAGGAATTGTCCGAGCTTGCCGGCGTCGAGTTCGACCGCCCGGTCTTCGAGAAAATCGGCGAGCGCGAGGAGCGCGGCCGCAAGGGTCGTCCCGAGGGCCGCGGCGAGAGCCGTGGTGGCCGGTTCGGCGACCGCGAGGAGCGCGGTCCGCGCTTCGGGCGTGACGAGGATCGCGGTGGCCGCTTCGGCCGGGATCGCGATGACCGTGGCGGCAGCCGCTTCGGCCGCGACCGCGATGATCGCGGCCCCAGCCGCTTCGGGCGTGACCGCGACGAGGGCGACCGCGGCGGCAAGACGCCGGAGCACCGCTTCGGCAACCGTCCGCGCGTCTGGCGCGACGGCGAGGCGACCGATTTCGGCCCGCGCAACAAGGCGCGGCCGGCCTACAAGGGCGCCCGCGGCGGCGAGGAGGGCGGCGAGCGCGACTTCAAGCGTGGCGCGCCGGTGACCGATTCCCGCGGGCGGCGCGTGCGCGTCGAGAAGATGGGCGGCGACGGCCCGGCCGCCGAGCGGCAGGAGCGTTTCGCGAGCCGCCAGGCCCGTGAGGCCGAGGATCGTCCGTTCCGCAGCCGCGACGAGGCTCCGCGCGGCGATTTCAAGCCCCGCGGTGAGCGGCCGTTCCGCGACCGTGACGGCGACGCACCGCGCCGCGACTTCAAGCCAAGAGGCGAGCGTTCGTTCGGCAACCGCGACGGCGATGCACCGCGCGGCGACTTCAAGCCGCGCGGCGACTTCAAGCCCCGCGGCGACCGGCCCTTCCGGGATCGCGATGGCGATGCGCCCCGCGGCGACTTCAAGCCGCGCGGCGAGCGTTCGTTCGGCAACCGCGACGGCGATGCCCCGCGCCGCGACTTCAAGCCCCGCGGCGACCGCCCCTTCGGCAACCGTGACGGCGACGAGCGTGGCGGTGGCCGCGATTTCAAGCCGCGCGGTGACCGGCCGTTCCGGGATCGCGACGGGGAGGCTCCGCGCCGCGACTTCAAACCCCGCGGCGACCGGCCGTTCCGCGATCGTGACGCCGCCCCCCGCGGCGACGTGAAGCCCTGGGCCGAGCGGGAGGATCGCGGCGGTGGCCGGGACTTCAAGCCGCGTGGCGAGCGTCCCGACGGCGACAGGCCGCGTGGCAAGAGCTTCGGTGGGGCCAAGAGCTTCGGCAGCGACCGGGGCGAGCGCGGCGAGCGCTCCTTCGGCGGCGGCAAGAGCTTCGGCGGCGACCGGGGCGAGCGCGGCGAGCGCTCCTTCGGTGGGGCCAAGAGCTTCGGCGGCGGCAAGTCCTTCGGTGGTGGCCGCGGCGAGCGCTCCTTCGGCGATCGCGACGGAGGCAAGTCCTTCGGCGGTGGCCGCGGCGGCAAGTCGTTCGGGGGCAAGCCCTCGGGCGGCAAGAGCTTCGGCGGCAAGCCCGGCGGCCGTCCGGGCGGGGGCAAGCGGGACCGCTAA
- the rsmD gene encoding 16S rRNA (guanine(966)-N(2))-methyltransferase RsmD, whose amino-acid sequence MRIVGGKHRGRSLLGPRSDGIRPTSDRLRESLFNVLAHGYDDPCDGARVIDLFAGTGALGLEALSRGAIYAAFVDQSAEARGLIRGNIDAMGLSGVTGLLKRDATKLGSVAPFDPFTLAFCDPPYRKGLAEKALASALAGGWFAPHALIVVEEAADVDVMPPEGFDLIERREAGETQLLFLRLA is encoded by the coding sequence TTGCGGATCGTCGGCGGCAAACATCGCGGGCGCAGCCTGCTGGGACCGAGGTCGGACGGCATCCGCCCGACCTCGGATCGCCTGCGCGAGAGCCTCTTCAACGTGCTCGCGCATGGCTATGACGACCCCTGCGACGGCGCACGGGTGATCGACCTTTTCGCCGGAACGGGCGCCCTCGGCCTCGAGGCGCTGTCGCGCGGGGCGATTTATGCCGCCTTCGTCGACCAGAGCGCCGAGGCGCGCGGCCTGATCCGCGGCAATATCGATGCGATGGGGCTGTCGGGCGTGACCGGCCTGCTCAAGCGCGACGCGACGAAACTCGGGTCCGTCGCGCCCTTCGATCCCTTCACGCTCGCCTTCTGCGATCCGCCCTACCGGAAGGGCCTCGCCGAGAAGGCGCTGGCGAGCGCGCTGGCGGGCGGATGGTTCGCGCCCCATGCGCTCATCGTCGTCGAGGAAGCCGCCGACGTGGATGTGATGCCGCCGGAGGGTTTCGACCTCATCGAGCGGCGCGAGGCCGGCGAGACGCAGCTTCTGTTCCTGCGCCTCGCCTGA
- the mscL gene encoding large conductance mechanosensitive channel protein MscL: MLKEFREFALKGNVVDLAVGVIIGAAFGRIVESIVGDLFMPILGSLGGFDFTNYFLALSKSVTATNLADAQKQGAVIAYGRFITIAINFMIIAAVMFLVVKGMNRLKRQEAAAPAEVKPTAEVTLLTEIRDLLKK, encoded by the coding sequence ATGCTCAAGGAATTCCGCGAATTCGCCCTGAAGGGCAACGTCGTTGACCTCGCGGTCGGCGTCATCATCGGCGCCGCCTTCGGCCGCATCGTCGAATCCATCGTCGGCGACCTCTTCATGCCGATCCTCGGCTCGCTCGGCGGCTTCGACTTCACCAACTATTTCCTCGCGCTCAGCAAGTCGGTCACAGCCACCAACCTCGCCGATGCGCAGAAGCAGGGCGCGGTCATCGCCTATGGCCGCTTCATCACCATCGCCATCAACTTCATGATCATCGCAGCGGTGATGTTCCTGGTGGTGAAGGGCATGAACCGCCTGAAGCGCCAGGAGGCCGCGGCCCCCGCCGAGGTGAAGCCGACAGCCGAGGTGACGCTGCTCACCGAGATCCGCGATCTCCTGAAGAAATAA
- a CDS encoding hybrid sensor histidine kinase/response regulator, translating into MSMGFVIILTALAYLGALFGVAYWGDRRRTREKAIRQSQTWIYPLSLAVYCTSWTFFGSVGLASRSGFDFLAIYVGPALLFALFWPLIIRVVRLAKSQNITSIADFIGARYGKSQWVAAMVCLIVTVGTIPYVALQLKAVSASLMTTVRPERIVNITQELPFFGDLALLVAMSMAAFAMLFGTRHADATEHQDGLILAVATESIVKLVCFLAVGLYVTYVMFGGFGDLFARAAERPDIVASVLRWPDASTFLTMSMLSFCCGILLPRMFHVGVVENHSEAEIRRASWLFPLYLVLINIFVVPIAVAGLLMFGPGTVDSDMTVVALPMARGNEILTLVAFIGGLSAATAMVIVASVALSIMISNDVVIPSLLNLRGRLTGASSGEDRGDLGQTILTIRRTIILAVMFAAYLYYRIAGEAQLASIGLLSFAAVTQLAPAFFGGLFWRRGNAGGAVAGMGAGLIVWAYTLLMPMLATTGAVPMAFATEGPFGIDALKPQHLFGLGEMAPLTHGVVWALTINVLLYVAVSLVRRPSAIEIVQSKLFVPTPQSDYAPSFRLWRSAVTVEDVRSTVARYLGAERTDAAFSSYAFERGVPLEPQTEADIDLLRYSERLLASAIGTASSRLVLSLLLKKRSVSTTDALKLLDDANAAMQYNREVLQTALEHARQGVSVFDTEGKLMVWNRPFAEVLALPPETLHIGAGFDRILRALAARGEFGPGDIETLVAERANRLLRAEEPQIERLAKLGLVVEVRAARLPDGGIVTTYTDVTASVAAAEELERANETLERRVRERTEELMRLNGELAQAKQEADEANLSKTRFLAAASHDILQPLNAARLYTTSLVERQAESDERRLVDNIDASLEAVEEILGALLDISRLDAGAMKPEIASFRLDELFRQLAVEFAPMAAQKGLTLTFVPTSLAIHSDRRLMRRLLQNLVSNAIKYTSKGGVLVGCRRRGKRLSLEVHDTGPGIPQAKQRIIFQEFQRLEQGAKIARGLGLGLSIVERIARVLEHRLTVKSKVGRGSSFLVQVPIAPALPAAAPGPTPAPIGVAPLDGLTVLAIDNEPQILEGMQTLLTGWGCHTLVAGDWQAAHEVLTASHTTPDVVIVDYHLDEGNGLDVVTQLRWRFGATLPAILITADRSQEVRERAQAKSVHLLNKPVKPASLRALLAQWRVRKQAAE; encoded by the coding sequence ATGAGCATGGGCTTCGTCATCATCCTGACAGCGCTCGCCTATCTCGGCGCGCTGTTCGGCGTCGCCTATTGGGGCGACCGGCGGCGCACCCGCGAGAAGGCCATCCGCCAGAGCCAGACCTGGATCTATCCGCTGTCGCTGGCGGTCTACTGCACGTCCTGGACCTTCTTCGGCTCGGTCGGCCTCGCCTCGCGCTCAGGCTTCGACTTCCTCGCCATCTATGTTGGCCCGGCCCTGCTCTTCGCGCTGTTCTGGCCGCTCATCATCCGGGTCGTGAGGCTCGCCAAGAGCCAGAACATCACCTCGATCGCCGATTTCATCGGCGCCCGCTACGGCAAGAGCCAGTGGGTGGCGGCCATGGTCTGCCTCATCGTGACGGTCGGCACGATCCCCTACGTGGCGCTGCAGCTGAAGGCCGTCTCCGCCTCGCTGATGACCACCGTGCGCCCCGAGCGCATCGTCAACATCACGCAGGAACTGCCCTTCTTCGGCGACCTCGCCCTGCTCGTCGCCATGTCCATGGCGGCCTTCGCCATGCTCTTCGGCACCCGCCATGCCGACGCGACCGAGCACCAGGACGGCCTGATCCTGGCGGTTGCGACCGAGTCCATCGTCAAGCTGGTCTGCTTCCTCGCCGTCGGCCTCTACGTGACCTACGTGATGTTCGGCGGCTTCGGCGACCTCTTCGCCCGCGCCGCCGAGCGGCCGGACATCGTCGCCTCGGTGCTGCGCTGGCCGGACGCCTCGACCTTCCTGACCATGAGCATGCTGTCCTTCTGCTGCGGCATCCTCCTGCCGCGCATGTTCCATGTCGGCGTGGTGGAGAACCATTCCGAGGCGGAGATCCGCCGCGCCTCATGGCTCTTCCCGCTCTACCTCGTGCTCATCAACATCTTCGTCGTGCCCATCGCGGTGGCGGGCCTCCTCATGTTCGGGCCCGGCACCGTCGACAGCGACATGACCGTCGTCGCGCTTCCCATGGCGCGCGGCAACGAGATCCTCACCCTCGTCGCCTTCATCGGCGGCCTGTCCGCCGCGACCGCCATGGTCATCGTCGCCAGCGTCGCGCTGTCGATCATGATCTCCAACGACGTGGTCATCCCCTCGCTTCTGAACCTGCGGGGACGGCTCACCGGCGCGAGCTCCGGCGAGGATCGCGGCGACCTCGGCCAGACCATCCTGACGATCCGGCGGACGATCATCCTCGCCGTCATGTTCGCCGCCTATCTCTACTACCGCATCGCCGGCGAAGCGCAGCTCGCCTCCATCGGCCTGCTCTCCTTCGCCGCGGTGACACAGCTCGCCCCCGCCTTCTTCGGCGGGCTGTTCTGGCGGCGCGGCAATGCCGGTGGCGCCGTGGCGGGCATGGGCGCGGGGCTCATCGTCTGGGCCTACACGCTGCTGATGCCGATGCTGGCCACCACCGGGGCCGTGCCCATGGCCTTCGCCACCGAAGGCCCCTTCGGCATCGACGCCCTGAAACCCCAGCATCTGTTCGGCCTCGGCGAAATGGCGCCGCTGACCCACGGCGTCGTCTGGGCGCTGACGATCAATGTCCTGCTCTATGTGGCGGTGTCGCTGGTGCGCCGTCCATCGGCCATCGAGATCGTGCAGTCCAAGCTCTTCGTGCCGACGCCCCAGTCTGACTATGCGCCGAGCTTCCGCCTGTGGCGCAGCGCCGTGACGGTGGAGGACGTGCGCTCGACGGTCGCCCGCTATCTCGGCGCGGAGCGCACGGATGCCGCCTTCTCGAGCTATGCCTTCGAGCGCGGCGTGCCGCTGGAGCCGCAGACCGAAGCCGATATCGACCTGCTGCGCTATTCCGAACGCCTCCTCGCCTCGGCCATCGGCACGGCCTCCTCCCGCCTCGTCCTGTCGCTGCTGCTCAAGAAGCGTTCGGTCTCGACCACCGATGCGCTGAAGCTGCTCGACGATGCCAATGCCGCCATGCAGTACAACCGCGAGGTCCTCCAGACCGCGCTGGAACATGCCCGCCAGGGCGTCAGCGTCTTCGACACCGAGGGCAAGCTGATGGTGTGGAACCGGCCCTTCGCCGAGGTCCTCGCCCTGCCGCCGGAGACGCTGCATATCGGCGCCGGCTTCGACCGCATCCTGCGGGCGCTGGCCGCCCGCGGCGAGTTCGGCCCCGGCGACATCGAGACCCTTGTGGCCGAGCGCGCCAATCGCCTGCTCCGCGCCGAGGAGCCGCAGATCGAGCGCCTCGCCAAGCTCGGGCTGGTGGTGGAGGTGCGCGCCGCGCGGCTGCCGGACGGCGGCATCGTCACCACCTACACGGACGTCACTGCCTCGGTGGCCGCAGCCGAGGAGCTGGAGCGCGCCAACGAGACGCTGGAGCGGCGCGTGCGCGAGCGCACCGAGGAGCTGATGCGCCTCAACGGCGAACTCGCCCAGGCCAAGCAGGAGGCTGACGAGGCGAACCTGTCGAAGACGCGCTTCCTCGCGGCCGCCAGCCACGACATCCTGCAGCCGCTGAACGCTGCCCGCCTCTACACGACGAGCCTGGTGGAGCGGCAGGCGGAGAGCGACGAGCGCCGGCTCGTCGACAATATCGACGCCTCGCTGGAGGCGGTGGAGGAGATCCTGGGCGCGCTCCTCGACATCTCGCGCCTTGATGCCGGGGCGATGAAGCCGGAGATCGCCAGCTTCCGGCTCGACGAGCTGTTCCGCCAGCTCGCGGTGGAATTCGCTCCCATGGCGGCGCAGAAGGGCCTGACGCTGACCTTCGTGCCGACCTCGCTCGCCATCCATTCGGACCGGCGGCTGATGCGGCGATTGCTGCAGAACCTCGTTTCCAACGCCATCAAATACACCAGCAAGGGCGGCGTTCTGGTCGGATGCCGGCGGCGCGGCAAGCGCCTGTCTCTCGAGGTCCACGACACCGGCCCGGGCATTCCGCAGGCCAAGCAGCGCATCATCTTCCAGGAGTTCCAGCGGCTGGAGCAGGGCGCCAAGATCGCCCGCGGCCTCGGCCTTGGCCTCTCCATCGTCGAGCGCATCGCCCGCGTGCTGGAACATCGGCTCACGGTCAAGTCAAAGGTCGGCCGAGGATCGTCCTTCCTGGTGCAGGTGCCGATCGCGCCCGCCCTGCCGGCCGCGGCGCCCGGCCCGACGCCCGCCCCGATCGGCGTGGCGCCCCTCGACGGATTGACCGTGCTCGCCATCGATAACGAGCCGCAGATCCTGGAGGGCATGCAGACACTGTTGACGGGCTGGGGCTGCCACACGCTCGTGGCCGGCGACTGGCAGGCGGCGCACGAGGTGCTGACCGCCAGCCACACCACGCCCGACGTGGTGATCGTCGACTACCATCTCGACGAGGGCAACGGCCTCGACGTCGTGACCCAGCTGCGCTGGCGCTTCGGCGCGACCCTGCCGGCCATCCTCATCACCGCCGATCGCAGCCAGGAGGTGCGGGAGCGGGCACAGGCGAAGTCCGTGCACCTCCTCAACAAGCCGGTGAAGCCGGCCTCGCTGCGGGCGCTGCTGGCGCAGTGGCGGGTGCGCAAGCAGGCGGCCGAATAG
- a CDS encoding alpha/beta hydrolase, with translation MTDLSQAIAAAFDPANAPADALAVNAAILKRLENWDNWAYPPETIRQMRREGRGAFPAPVLSPRARTMTIDGPHGPIGLRIITPEGPARGVYLHIHGGGWVLGSVDQQDQWLERFADRAGMACVSVDYRLAPEHPYPQGPDDCEAAALWIAREAKALFGTDRLVIGGESAGAHLSATTLLRLRDRHGIMPFRAANLHAGCYDLALTPSVRRWGAAKLVLNTRDIQMFVRHYLLHTGAVTDPDVSPLQADLKGMPPALFTVGSQDPLVDDTLFMAPRWSAAGNTAELQVYPAGCHVFIAFPGSNTDRCLERIEAFMVAACA, from the coding sequence ATGACCGATCTCAGCCAAGCCATCGCCGCCGCCTTCGATCCCGCCAATGCGCCCGCCGATGCGCTGGCGGTCAATGCGGCCATCCTCAAGCGACTGGAAAACTGGGACAATTGGGCCTATCCGCCCGAGACCATCCGGCAGATGCGCCGCGAGGGGCGCGGCGCCTTCCCGGCGCCGGTGCTGTCGCCGCGGGCGCGCACCATGACCATCGACGGCCCTCATGGGCCCATCGGCCTGAGGATCATCACGCCGGAGGGCCCGGCGAGGGGCGTCTATCTCCACATCCATGGCGGCGGCTGGGTGCTGGGCAGCGTCGACCAGCAGGACCAGTGGCTGGAGCGTTTCGCCGACCGGGCCGGCATGGCCTGCGTCTCCGTCGACTATCGCCTCGCCCCCGAACATCCCTATCCGCAGGGGCCGGATGATTGCGAGGCAGCGGCGCTGTGGATCGCCCGCGAGGCCAAGGCGCTGTTCGGCACCGACCGGCTTGTCATCGGCGGCGAGAGCGCCGGTGCCCATCTCTCCGCCACGACGCTGCTGCGCCTGCGCGACCGCCACGGCATCATGCCCTTCCGGGCCGCCAACCTTCACGCCGGCTGCTACGACCTGGCGCTGACCCCGTCGGTGCGCCGCTGGGGCGCGGCCAAGCTGGTGCTCAACACCCGCGACATCCAGATGTTCGTGCGCCACTACCTGCTGCACACCGGCGCGGTGACCGACCCCGACGTCTCGCCGCTCCAGGCGGATCTGAAGGGCATGCCACCGGCGCTGTTCACGGTGGGCTCGCAGGACCCGCTGGTCGACGACACGCTGTTCATGGCGCCGCGCTGGTCCGCCGCCGGCAACACGGCCGAGCTCCAAGTCTATCCCGCCGGCTGCCACGTGTTCATCGCCTTCCCCGGCTCGAACACCGACCGCTGCCTCGAACGCATCGAGGCCTTCATGGTCGCCGCCTGCGCCTGA
- a CDS encoding patatin-like phospholipase family protein, with protein MTQAVMRPVTPSQDFALVLGGGGAKGLAHIVVIEALDEMGLRPREVAGTSIGAIIGACYCAGMTGAEMRAYALDVMQVKPDVLKAIFSARVGRFSDLFRQGLTNPMLVDPERLLGALFPSQVPKDFAELVTPLTVVATDFYERVDVAFSQGPLLPAVAASMAIPGVVSPVRHAGRVLIDGGTINPVPVDKVSAPVSVAVDVLHGSELALEIDEVVPNVWDALFGSVTLMMQVLSAARLAEHRPTIHLRPPVDPFRVLDFLKVREILAACEPMKDEVKRRVTIALEAVPADVVGESR; from the coding sequence ATGACCCAAGCCGTGATGCGCCCCGTCACCCCATCGCAGGATTTCGCCCTCGTGCTCGGCGGCGGCGGGGCCAAGGGCCTCGCCCATATCGTCGTCATCGAGGCGCTGGACGAGATGGGACTCCGGCCCCGCGAGGTCGCCGGCACCTCCATCGGCGCCATCATCGGGGCCTGCTACTGCGCGGGGATGACCGGGGCGGAGATGCGGGCCTATGCGCTCGACGTCATGCAGGTGAAGCCGGACGTGCTGAAGGCCATCTTCTCCGCCCGCGTCGGCCGCTTCTCCGACCTGTTCCGCCAGGGCCTCACCAACCCGATGCTGGTCGATCCGGAGCGGCTGCTCGGCGCGCTGTTTCCCTCTCAGGTACCGAAGGACTTTGCGGAGCTGGTCACGCCGCTCACCGTGGTGGCGACCGATTTCTACGAGCGGGTCGACGTCGCCTTCTCGCAAGGGCCGCTCCTGCCCGCGGTTGCCGCCTCCATGGCCATTCCGGGCGTCGTCAGCCCGGTGCGCCATGCCGGCCGCGTGCTGATCGATGGCGGCACGATCAACCCCGTGCCGGTGGACAAGGTCTCGGCGCCGGTCAGCGTCGCGGTCGACGTGCTGCATGGATCGGAGCTGGCGCTCGAGATCGACGAGGTGGTGCCCAATGTCTGGGACGCGCTGTTCGGCTCGGTGACGCTGATGATGCAGGTGCTGAGCGCCGCGCGCCTGGCCGAGCACAGGCCGACGATCCATCTGCGCCCGCCGGTCGACCCGTTTCGGGTGCTCGATTTCCTCAAGGTGCGGGAGATCCTGGCGGCCTGCGAGCCGATGAAGGATGAGGTGAAGCGGCGCGTCACCATCGCGCTGGAGGCGGTGCCGGCGGACGTGGTGGGCGAGAGCCGCTAG